The following proteins come from a genomic window of Pseudomonas putida:
- a CDS encoding TolC family protein, whose translation MSKASRIFAISMLALTVTGCAVKTQPIERSVSEQRARDDLASMFKGQEALQSPLTLHQAMARAVKYNLEARLKVMEEALAQRQVDLATFDMLPRMAMSAGYAGRSNTSAASSRSVLTNTQSLEPSTSQDRDRDVADLTMVWNVLDFGVSYVSAKQQGDQRLIVQERRRKVVQTIIQDVRSAYWRAVAAERLLKQIDALMVRVEQARDNSERMGEQRIGDQIQALNYQRSLIEATRQLEEQRRALSLAKTELGALINLPPGTELTLAASDDYSVPELKVGLDSLEQQALASRPELREQDYQARISAAEVRKAMLRMLPGLEFSAGGHYDSNSFLTNQHWADYGVKVTWNLFNVLSGPASIDVAKAGEQVVEARRQAMSMAILAQLYVANANYSEARRQFATSQQMVALDQQIVEQLRNRHQAQGIGELELIQGELNALQADLRRDLAYAELRNSYGQLFASAGLDPLPETLPSDKLSDIAQALGNSEARWQRGEITPES comes from the coding sequence ATGAGCAAGGCATCAAGGATATTTGCGATCAGCATGTTGGCACTGACAGTGACCGGTTGTGCGGTCAAGACCCAGCCGATCGAGCGCAGCGTCAGCGAACAGCGCGCGCGTGACGACCTAGCCAGCATGTTCAAGGGCCAGGAGGCACTGCAAAGTCCGCTGACCCTGCACCAGGCAATGGCCCGCGCGGTCAAGTACAACCTGGAGGCGCGCCTGAAGGTGATGGAAGAAGCCTTGGCCCAGCGCCAGGTAGACCTGGCCACGTTCGATATGTTGCCACGCATGGCGATGTCGGCTGGGTATGCAGGGCGCAGCAACACCAGCGCCGCCAGCAGCCGCAGCGTGCTGACCAACACCCAGTCGCTGGAACCCTCCACCTCCCAAGACCGCGACCGCGACGTGGCGGACCTGACCATGGTGTGGAACGTGCTGGACTTCGGTGTCAGCTATGTCAGCGCCAAACAGCAGGGCGACCAGCGCCTGATCGTGCAGGAACGCCGGCGCAAGGTGGTGCAGACCATCATCCAGGACGTGCGCTCGGCCTACTGGCGGGCGGTGGCTGCCGAGCGCCTGCTCAAGCAGATCGATGCGCTGATGGTGCGGGTCGAGCAGGCGCGTGACAACAGCGAGCGTATGGGCGAGCAGCGCATTGGCGACCAGATCCAGGCGCTCAACTACCAGCGTTCGCTGATAGAAGCCACACGTCAGCTGGAGGAACAGCGCCGCGCCTTGTCGCTGGCCAAGACCGAATTGGGCGCGCTGATCAACTTGCCGCCGGGCACCGAGCTGACCCTGGCGGCCAGCGACGACTACAGCGTGCCCGAGCTCAAGGTCGGGCTGGACAGCCTTGAGCAGCAGGCGCTTGCCTCACGCCCGGAACTGCGCGAGCAGGACTACCAGGCACGCATCAGTGCCGCCGAGGTGCGCAAGGCGATGCTGCGCATGTTGCCGGGCCTGGAGTTCTCCGCTGGCGGGCATTACGACAGCAACAGCTTCCTGACCAACCAGCACTGGGCCGACTACGGCGTGAAGGTCACCTGGAACCTGTTCAACGTGTTGTCCGGCCCAGCGTCGATCGATGTGGCCAAGGCAGGTGAGCAGGTGGTCGAGGCACGCCGCCAAGCCATGTCGATGGCCATCCTGGCCCAGCTGTACGTGGCCAACGCCAACTACAGCGAAGCACGTCGCCAGTTCGCCACCAGCCAGCAGATGGTCGCCCTTGATCAGCAGATCGTCGAGCAGCTGCGCAACCGCCACCAGGCCCAGGGTATTGGCGAGCTGGAACTGATCCAGGGTGAGCTCAACGCCTTGCAGGCAGACTTGCGCCGCGACCTGGCCTACGCCGAGCTGCGCAACAGCTACGGCCAACTGTTCGCCAGTGCCGGCCTTGATCCGCTGCCGGAAACCTTGCCGTCCGACAAGCTGTCCGACATCGCCCAGGCGCTGGGCAACAGCGAGGCCCGCTGGCAGCGTGGCGAGATCACGCCGGAGTCATGA
- a CDS encoding Ig-like domain-containing protein: MAFWKRNKKNQNPSVSMSRPSLIQALEPRMMFDASVAVVADQGAQAAEVAAATATSKDTATASDTSSTQGSASHESAQQAAPATAPATLAAERHEVVFVDSAVSDYQKLIAGLPAGVEVVVLENGKDGFKQIADYLDGRTDVTSIDIISHGDSGYVYLAGNAIWANQLASHQADLARIGASLAEGGDIRFFACNTGEGSDGQLFVDEVARLSGADVGASSDSTGNRTGEDWELETVSGVVATGVGVQRGDLTAFNTSLATITVTDTNATSTAVDSFVSLAEAIQAANTDTSVNGSAAGSGSDIIVFHQSLSGQTIRWSTASALLVTSNITINGDVDGDGRGDIILSGDVNNNGVRDATEASGLQSNSGGVLTVRNLDFRDFSGNLAGGAIRANGGSITVEDSNFQNNAGAVINSATTAGSTVVVRNTTIHDNSASIVGGTAMSSLVRLGGANNHVLENVAIYNNTGTYSASGTVAGGAVIVLSNVGGSVNIVNSTIANNVFFNTGSGSITSAGLGWVSGQVGTITVQNSILTGNTVNGAAADAATGSSYTSTTNLIGTTVNFVDAAGGDYRLASTASNAIDQGTSSGAPATDLRGFERPRGGGVDIGAYEVLYSAPPVVDLDTTTGSNDSTVNFSGAAVAIVPNISLTQTDGDTQVSGASLALSGVVDGANETLSLTAAQIATAAGFGITVSGSGSAVLTLSGVATLAQYRAILASVAYGNAAAAYTTGTRSVTVSVNDDMGSTTRTAAVVVLAQNNAPVIGNLNGDSTTFTQGNGTILIDANGNATVSDSDSADFGGGNLTASVSANGVAGEDTLGILSVGNGAGQISLSGNTVSYGGVAIGTVAGGTGGASLVVTFNANATAASVQALVRSITYDNGNAGNGIGQASRSVSVTVSDGDGATSSTATVQVSVRETVPPTATISLSDTALKVGDTSNVTITFSEAVAGFSNADLTVMGGTLSAVSSSDGGLTWSATFTPSANTTVASATITLNNAGVSDLAGNAGSGATVSPSYSIDTQRPTATIVVADNALRIGETSLVTITFSEAVSGLSNADLTVANGTMSAISSSDGGITWTGTFTPTSNITDATNLITLDNTGVTDSAGNAGSGTTNSNNYSLDTQRPVATIVVADTALRIGETSLVTITFSEAVSGFSNADLTVANGTLSAVSSSDGGITWTATFTPASTVTDATNLITLDNAGVADAAGNSGSGTTDSNNYAVDTVRPTATIVVADSSLAIGETSTVTIVFNEPVTGLTLADFTVQNGTLSGLSTSDNINWTATFTPAGNVTDASNLITLDNTGVMDTAGNAGTGSTDSNNYAIDSQRPTAAIVMADTTLTVGETTTVTITFSEAVTGFTLADLSVPNGSLSGLTSSDGGITWTATFTPSINVQDASNVITLSNTGVADLAGNIGSGTTTSGNYTVSTLQPTATIVMSDSALRIGETSLVTITFSEAVAGFTTADLTVANGTLSGLASADGGITWTATFTPTSNVTDASNLITLDNSGVVGQSSGNAGSGTTDSNNYAIDTQRPTATIVVADSQLAAGETSLVTITFSEAVVGFSNADLSVANGTLSALSSGDGGVTWTATLTPTVGISDTSNLITLDNTGVMDTAGNAGTGSTDSNNYAIDSQRPTAVILMADTTLTVGETTTVTITFSEAVTGFTLADLSVPNGSLSGLTSSDGGITWTATFTPSSNVQDASNVITLSNTGVADLAGNAGSGITSSGNYVVDTIVPTATIVVADTALRLGETSLVTITFSEAVSGFSNADLTVANGTLSAVSSSDGGITWTATFTPTGNITDASNLITLDNTGVVGQGGNAGVGTTDSNNYAIDTQRPTATIVVADSQLAIGETSLVTITFSEAVVGFSNADLTVVNGTLSALSSVDGGVTWTATLTPTVGISDTSNLITLDNTGVMDSAGNAGTGSTDSNNYAIDSQRPTATIVVADSNLTVGETSQVTITFSEAVTGLSNADLTVANGTLSALSSADGGITWTATFTPAVGVRDTSNVITLANTGIADLAGNTGSGTTSSGNYAVDTIVPTATIVVADTALRIGETSVVTITFSEAVSGFSNADLTVNNGTLSTVSSTDGGITWTATFTPTGNITDATNLISLDNTGVVGQGGNAGVGTTDSNNYAIDTQRPTATIVVADSQLAAGETSLVTITFSEAVVGFSNADLSVANGTLSGLASSDGGVTWTATLTPSAGISDTSNLITLDNTGVADLAGNAGSGSTDSNNYAIDSQRPTATIVVADSNLTVGETSQVTITFSEAVTGLSNADLTVANGTLSALSSADGGITWTATFTPAVGVRDTSNVITLANTGIADLAGNTGSGTTSSGNYAVDTIVPTATIVVADNALRAGESSLVTITFSEAVSGFTLADMSAANGVLTNLSSLDGGITWTATLTPTSNVEDTSNLVSLDNSGVVATASGNAGVGSSISNNYAIDTRVPSVTSVGGPAGVSYNTGDALVFVVNASEAVQVAGSPRLALEVGGRTVFAELMAGAGTPTLVFQYIVQAGDNDSDGIRVTGLSANGATLSDAQGNAMNLALNGVADTSKVLVDTLAPAAVGIVTLDPSPSNAQSVRFTVTFSERVNGVDLADFSLVASGTASATLSGLRQISDGVYEITASGVSGTGTLGLNLKAAGTAISDVAGNLLTGGLTGAVYNIDHDAPTVNSVSVPVGVHYNTGDTLTFVVDTSEAVIVDGAPQLALDVGGRTVYADFVAGSGTPTLVFQYRIQAGDNDSDGIQVVGLTANGATLHDAAGNALQPGLGAVGDSAGIIVDTRLPSVESIVPTPVNGSGSQGFIVTFSEEVRGVDLSDFQLVSSGNASGTLQSLVQLDSRTWQVNIAGVAGSGSLALALNTSGTAISDMAGNGLEGGFVGQGSVLQSTGGDPQFLAYPAAPPSLAGQPLPLPGTPAPAFSAFQSPLLPVPLFEVPSAGGGLPPLGSIFIREGALAPSYLAQVFAGQQGGSAIGNGTGAGFLGFGGGDASVFGASSLANIFDKTLPDDGGQYELSGGKPWRQGGEGQSGAPTLGQQLQAFKEGEQRQVRELALALGQIKAPMPEA; the protein is encoded by the coding sequence ATGGCATTCTGGAAGCGAAACAAGAAGAACCAAAACCCCAGCGTTTCCATGAGCCGGCCGAGCCTGATTCAGGCCTTGGAACCCCGCATGATGTTCGATGCCTCGGTGGCCGTGGTCGCCGACCAGGGCGCCCAGGCCGCGGAGGTAGCCGCTGCCACGGCCACCAGCAAGGACACCGCTACCGCCAGCGATACGTCCAGTACCCAGGGCAGCGCGAGCCATGAAAGCGCGCAGCAGGCCGCACCCGCTACGGCGCCGGCTACCCTGGCTGCCGAGCGCCACGAAGTGGTGTTCGTCGACTCCGCCGTCAGTGACTATCAAAAGCTCATCGCCGGCCTGCCCGCCGGCGTCGAGGTGGTGGTGCTGGAGAACGGCAAGGACGGTTTCAAGCAGATCGCTGATTACCTCGACGGCCGTACCGATGTCACTTCCATCGATATCATCAGCCACGGTGACAGCGGCTATGTGTACCTGGCCGGCAACGCCATCTGGGCCAACCAGTTGGCCAGCCATCAGGCCGACCTGGCGCGCATCGGTGCCAGCCTGGCCGAGGGTGGCGACATCCGCTTTTTCGCCTGCAACACCGGCGAAGGCAGTGATGGCCAGCTGTTCGTCGATGAAGTGGCAAGGCTGAGCGGTGCCGATGTAGGCGCGTCTTCCGACTCGACCGGCAACCGCACCGGCGAGGACTGGGAACTGGAAACCGTCTCCGGCGTGGTCGCTACGGGCGTTGGTGTGCAACGTGGTGACCTGACGGCGTTCAATACGTCGCTGGCGACCATCACGGTAACCGACACCAATGCCACGTCCACTGCGGTTGATAGCTTTGTCTCGCTGGCCGAGGCGATCCAGGCCGCCAACACCGACACATCGGTGAACGGCTCCGCCGCCGGCAGTGGCAGCGACATCATCGTGTTCCATCAATCGCTGAGTGGCCAGACCATCCGCTGGTCCACCGCTTCGGCCTTGCTGGTCACCAGCAACATCACCATCAACGGTGATGTGGATGGCGACGGCCGAGGCGACATCATCCTCAGTGGCGACGTCAACAACAACGGCGTGCGTGATGCGACCGAGGCGTCGGGACTGCAGAGCAACAGCGGCGGCGTGCTGACGGTGCGCAACCTCGACTTCCGTGACTTCTCGGGCAACCTCGCCGGTGGCGCGATCCGTGCCAACGGTGGCTCGATCACCGTTGAAGATTCGAACTTCCAGAACAACGCCGGTGCGGTGATCAACTCGGCGACTACTGCCGGCTCGACGGTAGTGGTGCGCAACACCACCATTCATGACAACAGCGCCAGTATCGTCGGAGGCACCGCGATGTCATCGCTGGTGCGCCTGGGTGGCGCCAACAACCATGTGTTGGAAAACGTGGCGATCTACAACAACACCGGCACCTACAGTGCGAGCGGCACCGTCGCGGGCGGGGCGGTGATCGTCCTGAGCAACGTGGGCGGCTCGGTGAACATCGTCAACAGCACCATTGCCAACAACGTGTTCTTCAATACCGGTAGCGGCAGCATCACCTCCGCCGGCCTTGGCTGGGTCAGTGGCCAGGTCGGCACGATCACGGTGCAGAACTCCATCCTCACCGGCAATACCGTCAACGGTGCTGCCGCCGATGCAGCCACGGGCAGCAGCTACACCAGCACCACCAACCTGATCGGCACCACGGTCAATTTCGTCGATGCTGCCGGGGGTGATTACCGCCTGGCTTCCACGGCCAGCAACGCCATCGACCAGGGCACCAGCAGTGGCGCCCCGGCCACCGACCTGCGCGGTTTCGAGCGGCCACGCGGTGGCGGTGTGGATATCGGTGCCTACGAGGTACTGTATTCGGCACCACCGGTGGTCGACCTGGACACCACTACTGGCAGCAACGACAGCACGGTCAACTTCAGCGGCGCCGCAGTGGCGATCGTGCCGAACATCTCCCTCACCCAGACTGACGGCGACACTCAGGTCAGCGGTGCCTCCCTGGCGTTGAGCGGTGTGGTTGATGGCGCCAACGAAACCCTCTCGCTCACCGCTGCGCAGATCGCCACGGCCGCCGGCTTCGGCATTACTGTGAGCGGCTCGGGCAGCGCGGTGCTGACCCTGAGCGGTGTCGCCACCCTGGCCCAGTACCGGGCGATCCTCGCATCGGTGGCCTATGGCAACGCGGCGGCTGCCTATACCACTGGCACGCGCAGCGTGACCGTCAGCGTCAACGATGACATGGGCAGCACTACGCGTACGGCTGCGGTGGTCGTGCTGGCGCAGAACAACGCACCGGTGATCGGCAACCTCAACGGCGACAGCACTACATTCACCCAGGGCAATGGCACGATACTGATCGACGCGAACGGCAATGCGACGGTCAGCGATAGTGACTCGGCCGACTTCGGCGGTGGCAACCTAACGGCCTCGGTCAGCGCCAATGGCGTAGCCGGGGAAGATACCTTGGGTATCCTCAGCGTGGGTAACGGCGCCGGGCAGATCAGCCTCAGCGGCAATACGGTGAGTTACGGCGGGGTTGCCATCGGCACCGTAGCCGGCGGCACCGGCGGCGCCAGCCTGGTGGTGACGTTCAACGCCAATGCCACGGCCGCGTCGGTACAGGCGCTGGTGCGCAGTATCACTTATGACAACGGTAATGCCGGCAATGGCATCGGCCAGGCCAGCCGATCAGTTTCGGTAACCGTCAGCGACGGCGATGGCGCTACCTCCAGTACCGCCACGGTGCAGGTCAGTGTCCGCGAGACGGTGCCGCCGACCGCTACCATCAGCCTCAGTGACACCGCACTGAAAGTCGGCGACACATCGAACGTGACCATCACCTTCAGCGAAGCGGTGGCTGGCTTCAGCAATGCTGACCTCACGGTGATGGGCGGTACGTTGTCGGCAGTGAGCAGCAGTGATGGTGGCCTCACTTGGAGTGCGACCTTTACCCCCTCCGCCAACACCACTGTCGCCAGTGCGACGATCACCCTGAACAATGCCGGCGTCTCTGACCTGGCGGGTAATGCTGGCAGTGGCGCCACAGTGTCGCCGAGCTACAGCATCGACACGCAGCGCCCCACCGCCACTATCGTGGTCGCCGACAATGCCTTGCGCATCGGCGAAACCAGCCTGGTGACGATCACGTTCAGCGAGGCGGTGAGCGGCTTGAGCAATGCCGACCTGACCGTGGCCAACGGTACTATGAGCGCGATAAGCAGCAGCGATGGCGGCATCACCTGGACCGGGACGTTCACGCCGACCAGCAACATTACCGATGCGACCAACCTCATCACCCTGGACAACACGGGGGTGACTGACAGTGCTGGCAACGCCGGCTCCGGCACCACTAACTCGAACAACTACAGCCTCGATACCCAACGCCCGGTAGCGACAATCGTCGTCGCGGACACCGCCTTGCGCATTGGCGAAACCAGCCTGGTGACCATCACCTTCAGCGAGGCGGTGAGCGGCTTCAGCAATGCCGACCTGACCGTGGCCAATGGAACCCTCAGCGCGGTGAGCAGCAGCGATGGCGGCATTACCTGGACCGCCACCTTCACGCCCGCCAGCACTGTCACTGACGCCACCAACCTGATCACCCTGGATAACGCCGGCGTGGCCGACGCTGCCGGCAATAGCGGTAGCGGCACCACCGACTCCAATAATTACGCTGTTGACACCGTGCGGCCGACCGCGACCATCGTGGTCGCCGACAGCAGCCTGGCCATTGGCGAAACCAGCACCGTCACCATCGTTTTCAACGAACCCGTCACCGGCCTGACCCTGGCCGACTTCACGGTACAGAACGGCACGCTCAGCGGCCTGAGCACCAGCGACAACATCAACTGGACCGCCACCTTCACGCCCGCCGGCAATGTCACCGATGCCAGCAACCTGATCACCTTGGACAATACCGGGGTGATGGACACGGCTGGCAACGCCGGCACCGGTAGTACCGACTCGAACAACTACGCCATCGACAGCCAGCGGCCAACTGCGGCCATCGTGATGGCCGACACGACGCTGACCGTGGGTGAAACCACCACGGTGACCATCACCTTCAGCGAAGCGGTGACCGGCTTCACCCTGGCCGACCTGTCGGTGCCGAATGGCAGCCTGAGCGGGCTGACCAGCAGCGACGGCGGCATCACCTGGACGGCCACCTTCACGCCGTCGATCAACGTGCAGGACGCCAGCAACGTCATCACTCTGAGCAACACCGGGGTGGCCGACCTGGCCGGCAACATTGGCAGCGGCACCACCACCTCCGGCAACTACACAGTCAGCACCCTGCAACCCACGGCGACGATCGTGATGAGCGATTCGGCCCTGCGTATCGGTGAGACCAGCCTGGTGACCATTACCTTCAGTGAGGCGGTGGCCGGCTTCACCACTGCTGACCTGACCGTGGCCAACGGCACCCTGAGCGGGCTTGCCAGTGCAGACGGCGGCATCACCTGGACCGCCACCTTCACACCCACCAGCAATGTCACCGATGCCTCCAACCTGATCACCCTCGACAACAGCGGTGTGGTGGGCCAGAGCAGTGGCAACGCGGGCTCCGGCACCACCGATTCGAACAACTACGCCATCGACACTCAGCGCCCTACGGCAACCATCGTGGTGGCCGACAGCCAACTGGCGGCAGGCGAGACATCGCTGGTGACCATCACCTTCAGCGAGGCGGTGGTTGGCTTCAGCAATGCCGACCTGAGCGTGGCCAACGGTACCCTCAGCGCGCTCTCCAGCGGTGACGGCGGCGTGACCTGGACTGCGACATTGACGCCCACAGTTGGCATCAGCGATACCAGCAACCTGATCACCTTGGACAATACCGGCGTGATGGACACGGCTGGCAACGCCGGCACCGGTAGCACCGACTCGAACAATTACGCCATCGACAGCCAGCGGCCGACCGCGGTCATCCTGATGGCCGACACGACGCTGACCGTGGGTGAAACCACCACGGTGACCATCACCTTCAGCGAAGCGGTGACCGGCTTCACCCTGGCCGACCTGTCGGTGCCGAACGGCAGCCTGAGCGGGCTGACCAGTAGCGACGGCGGCATCACCTGGACGGCCACCTTCACGCCGTCGAGCAACGTGCAGGATGCCAGCAACGTCATCACCTTGAGCAACACTGGGGTGGCCGATCTGGCCGGCAACGCTGGCAGCGGCATCACTTCCTCGGGCAACTACGTGGTCGATACCATCGTCCCCACAGCAACCATCGTGGTGGCCGACACTGCGTTGCGCCTTGGTGAGACGTCGCTGGTGACCATTACCTTCAGTGAGGCGGTGTCCGGCTTCAGCAATGCCGACCTGACCGTGGCCAACGGAACCCTCAGCGCGGTGAGCAGCAGCGATGGCGGCATCACCTGGACCGCCACCTTCACGCCCACCGGCAATATCACCGATGCCTCCAACCTGATCACCCTGGACAATACCGGAGTGGTCGGCCAGGGCGGCAACGCCGGTGTCGGCACGACTGATTCGAACAACTACGCCATCGACACCCAGCGCCCGACGGCAACCATCGTGGTGGCTGACAGCCAACTGGCGATTGGCGAGACGTCGCTGGTGACCATCACCTTCAGCGAGGCGGTGGTCGGCTTCAGCAATGCCGACCTGACCGTGGTCAACGGTACCCTCAGCGCGCTCTCCAGCGTTGACGGCGGCGTGACCTGGACTGCGACACTGACGCCCACAGTTGGCATCAGCGATACCAGCAACCTGATCACCTTGGACAATACCGGCGTGATGGACTCGGCTGGCAACGCCGGCACCGGTAGCACCGACTCGAACAATTACGCCATCGACAGCCAACGCCCGACCGCCACCATCGTGGTCGCTGACAGCAACCTGACCGTGGGCGAAACCAGCCAGGTGACCATCACCTTCAGCGAAGCGGTGACGGGCTTGAGCAATGCCGACCTGACGGTGGCCAATGGCACCTTGAGCGCGCTTTCCAGTGCCGACGGCGGCATCACCTGGACAGCCACCTTCACCCCGGCCGTGGGTGTGCGCGATACCAGCAATGTCATCACCCTGGCCAACACGGGCATCGCCGACCTTGCCGGCAACACTGGCAGCGGCACTACCTCGTCGGGCAACTACGCGGTCGACACTATTGTCCCTACCGCGACCATCGTGGTGGCCGACACTGCCTTGCGCATTGGCGAAACCAGCGTGGTAACGATCACCTTCAGCGAGGCGGTGAGCGGCTTCAGCAATGCCGACCTGACGGTGAATAACGGCACCCTGAGCACGGTCTCCAGTACCGATGGCGGCATCACCTGGACCGCCACCTTCACGCCTACCGGCAATATCACCGATGCCACCAACCTGATCAGCCTGGACAATACCGGAGTGGTCGGCCAGGGCGGCAACGCCGGTGTCGGCACGACCGATTCGAACAACTACGCCATCGACACCCAGCGCCCGACGGCAACCATCGTGGTGGCCGACAGCCAACTGGCGGCAGGCGAGACGTCGCTGGTGACCATCACCTTCAGCGAGGCGGTGGTCGGCTTCAGCAATGCCGACCTGAGCGTGGCCAACGGTACCCTCAGCGGGCTCGCCAGCAGCGACGGCGGCGTGACCTGGACGGCGACATTGACACCCTCAGCTGGTATCAGCGATACCAGCAACCTGATCACCCTGGACAATACCGGCGTGGCGGACTTGGCTGGCAACGCAGGTTCCGGCAGTACCGACTCGAACAACTACGCCATCGACAGCCAGCGGCCGACCGCCACCATCGTGGTCGCTGACAGCAACCTGACCGTGGGCGAAACCAGCCAGGTGACCATCACCTTCAGCGAAGCGGTGACGGGCTTGAGCAATGCCGACCTGACGGTTGCCAATGGCACCTTGAGCGCGCTTTCCAGTGCCGATGGCGGCATCACCTGGACAGCCACCTTCACCCCGGCCGTGGGTGTGCGCGATACCAGCAATGTCATCACCCTGGCCAACACGGGCATCGCCGACCTTGCCGGCAACACTGGCAGCGGCACTACCTCGTCGGGCAACTACGCGGTCGACACCATCGTCCCTACCGCAACCATCGTGGTGGCCGACAACGCGTTGCGGGCGGGCGAGTCTAGCCTGGTGACCATCACGTTCAGCGAAGCTGTCAGCGGTTTTACCTTGGCTGACATGAGCGCGGCCAATGGTGTGCTGACCAATCTGAGCAGCCTGGACGGTGGCATCACCTGGACCGCGACGCTGACACCGACCAGCAATGTCGAAGACACCAGTAACCTTGTTTCTCTGGACAACAGTGGCGTAGTTGCCACGGCCTCTGGCAACGCCGGTGTGGGTAGCAGCATTTCCAACAACTACGCCATCGACACACGCGTCCCTAGCGTGACCAGTGTCGGTGGGCCCGCGGGCGTTTCCTACAACACCGGCGATGCGCTGGTGTTCGTGGTCAATGCCAGTGAAGCAGTGCAGGTGGCCGGTTCGCCACGCCTGGCCTTGGAAGTCGGCGGGCGCACGGTGTTCGCCGAGTTGATGGCGGGTGCTGGCACGCCGACGCTGGTGTTCCAGTACATCGTCCAGGCCGGCGACAATGACAGCGACGGCATCCGCGTGACCGGCCTGTCGGCCAATGGAGCCACCCTGAGCGATGCCCAGGGTAATGCAATGAACCTGGCCTTGAATGGCGTCGCCGACACCAGCAAGGTGCTGGTCGATACACTGGCACCTGCAGCCGTCGGCATCGTCACCCTCGACCCATCCCCGAGCAACGCGCAGAGCGTACGCTTCACCGTCACCTTCAGCGAACGCGTCAACGGCGTTGACCTGGCCGACTTCAGCCTGGTCGCCAGCGGTACCGCCAGCGCTACGCTCAGTGGCCTGCGCCAGATAAGCGATGGTGTCTACGAGATCACCGCTAGCGGTGTCAGCGGCACCGGTACCCTGGGTTTGAACCTGAAGGCCGCTGGCACTGCGATCAGCGATGTGGCCGGTAACCTGCTGACGGGTGGCCTGACCGGCGCGGTGTACAACATCGACCATGACGCCCCCACGGTGAATAGCGTCAGCGTGCCGGTGGGGGTGCACTACAACACCGGCGATACGCTGACCTTCGTGGTCGATACCAGCGAAGCGGTGATTGTCGACGGCGCCCCGCAGCTGGCACTGGATGTGGGTGGGCGTACGGTGTATGCCGATTTCGTCGCTGGCTCCGGCACGCCGACGCTGGTGTTTCAGTACCGCATCCAGGCTGGCGACAACGATTCCGACGGCATTCAGGTAGTGGGGCTGACAGCCAATGGCGCGACCTTGCACGACGCTGCTGGCAATGCCTTGCAGCCAGGGCTGGGGGCGGTTGGCGACAGTGCTGGAATCATCGTCGATACACGCTTGCCGAGCGTCGAGTCGATCGTGCCGACGCCTGTCAATGGCAGCGGTAGCCAGGGCTTCATCGTGACCTTCAGTGAAGAGGTTCGCGGCGTTGATCTGAGTGACTTCCAACTGGTATCGAGCGGCAACGCCAGCGGCACCCTGCAATCACTGGTGCAGCTCGACAGCCGTACCTGGCAGGTGAATATCGCCGGGGTTGCCGGCAGCGGCAGCCTGGCATTGGCCTTGAACACCAGCGGCACGGCTATCAGTGACATGGCTGGCAACGGGCTGGAGGGTGGTTTCGTCGGCCAGGGCAGTGTGCTGCAGAGCACAGGTGGTGACCCGCAGTTCCTGGCCTACCCGGCCGCGCCGCCAAGTCTGGCCGGCCAGCCTCTACCACTGCCCGGCACACCTGCACCAGCGTTCTCGGCGTTCCAGTCACCTTTGCTGCCAGTACCGTTGTTCGAAGTGCCCAGTGCTGGCGGTGGGCTGCCGCCGCTGGGCAGCATCTTTATCCGCGAGGGGGCCCTGGCGCCTAGCTACCTTGCCCAGGTGTTCGCAGGTCAGCAGGGCGGCTCCGCCATCGGCAACGGCACCGGGGCAGGTTTCCTCGGCTTCGGCGGTGGTGATGCCAGCGTGTTCGGCGCCAGCAGCCTGGCCAATATTTTCGACAAGACGCTGCCGGACGATGGCGGCCAGTATGAGCTCAGTGGTGGCAAACCCTGGCGCCAGGGTGGCGAAGGGCAGTCAGGTGCGCCGACGCTGGGGCAGCAGTTGCAGGCATTCAAGGAGGGCGAGCAGCGCCAGGTCAGGGAACTGGCCCTGGCGCTTGGGCAGATCAAGGCACCCATGCCCGAGGCGTGA
- the cysC gene encoding adenylyl-sulfate kinase, with protein sequence MPNAGSAPHHPGAVIWLTGLSGAGKSSLANALALRLAQLGHPCYVLDGDVLRNGLNADLGFSPADRHENNRRTGEVAALFADAGLICIAALISPYRADRAAARRACKAGFHEVHVKADLATCEARDPKGLYRRARAGELKGFTGIDAPYEAPQHPELVVDTAGTTLQTAQDLLLGYVLKQVLAPQGLMTPA encoded by the coding sequence GTGCCCAACGCAGGAAGCGCCCCCCACCACCCTGGCGCAGTAATCTGGCTAACCGGCCTCTCCGGCGCAGGCAAATCTTCCCTGGCAAACGCCCTGGCACTACGCCTGGCGCAATTAGGCCACCCCTGCTACGTACTCGACGGCGACGTCCTGCGCAACGGCCTTAACGCCGACCTTGGCTTCTCCCCCGCCGACCGTCATGAAAACAACCGCCGTACCGGCGAGGTGGCAGCGCTGTTCGCCGATGCCGGGCTGATCTGCATCGCTGCGCTCATTTCGCCTTACCGCGCCGACCGCGCAGCCGCGCGCCGGGCATGCAAGGCCGGGTTCCATGAAGTGCATGTCAAAGCGGATCTGGCCACCTGCGAAGCGCGCGACCCCAAGGGGCTGTACCGCCGGGCACGGGCGGGCGAGCTGAAGGGGTTCACCGGCATCGATGCACCCTATGAAGCGCCGCAGCACCCCGAACTGGTAGTGGATACCGCTGGCACCACGCTGCAAACGGCGCAGGACCTGCTGTTGGGTTATGTCCTCAAGCAGGTCTTGGCGCCCCAAGGTCTCATGACTCCGGCGTGA